The following proteins are encoded in a genomic region of Mycobacterium kiyosense:
- a CDS encoding 3-ketoacyl-ACP reductase gives MRMRRVEQEIQMGALDGKVAFISGGARGQGRSHSVRLAKEGADIVTFDICEQLDSVPYPLGTEEELAQTVELVRGLGRRIVAAKADVRDEAAVNKVFDEGLAEFGRVDIVIANAGIMPVLGPTSKVIQAWHDCIDVMLTGVVHTIEAAIPTLVDQNQGGAVVITSSAAGLKGTTRSLRSKTYGMLGYTAAKHGVVGLMRAYANALGSYNIRVNSLHPTGADTPMVNNEAFLGAAPEVPELFEAMTNILPVQLIQAEDISNAVAWLVSDEARYITGAAIPVDAGATAR, from the coding sequence ATGCGCATGCGTCGCGTCGAACAGGAGATCCAAATGGGAGCGTTGGACGGCAAAGTTGCCTTCATCAGCGGTGGAGCACGAGGCCAGGGGCGCTCACACTCCGTGCGATTGGCCAAGGAGGGTGCCGACATCGTCACGTTCGACATCTGCGAACAGCTGGACTCGGTCCCCTACCCGCTGGGCACCGAGGAAGAACTCGCCCAAACCGTCGAACTGGTCCGAGGGCTCGGTCGTCGAATCGTGGCCGCCAAAGCCGACGTTCGCGACGAGGCGGCGGTCAACAAAGTCTTCGACGAGGGATTGGCGGAGTTCGGCCGGGTGGACATCGTGATCGCCAACGCAGGCATCATGCCGGTACTCGGCCCCACCTCAAAGGTGATCCAAGCCTGGCACGACTGCATCGACGTCATGCTCACCGGGGTGGTCCACACCATCGAAGCGGCCATCCCGACGCTGGTCGACCAGAACCAGGGTGGCGCCGTGGTCATCACCAGCTCGGCGGCGGGCCTGAAGGGGACCACACGTAGCCTGCGGTCCAAGACGTACGGGATGCTGGGCTACACCGCGGCCAAGCACGGCGTCGTAGGGTTGATGCGCGCCTACGCGAACGCGTTGGGCAGCTACAACATCCGGGTGAACTCCTTGCACCCCACCGGGGCCGACACTCCCATGGTGAACAACGAAGCGTTCCTGGGTGCCGCACCCGAGGTGCCCGAGCTGTTCGAGGCGATGACCAATATCCTTCCCGTGCAACTCATCCAGGCCGAAGACATCTCCAACGCGGTCGCCTGGTTGGTCTCTGACGAAGCCCGGTACATCACCGGCGCGGCCATCCCCGTCGACGCCGGTGCAACCGCCCGCTGA
- a CDS encoding acyl-CoA thioesterase II codes for MPNSADAVPWWPTVFALQEAAADSYHAAPVCSGLPRLYGGQVGAQSLLAAAATVDNTRVPHSSQTSFLHAGDDTRAISYDVDRVRDSRSMSTRVVTARQDGRMLATTVVSFHTAASSDSQASIEHEWAADHGDHVDPAPDPDTLPSRRAALADRYGTDIPVQAGPQWPVDLRYVDHVPWSDSVAPPRNRIWLKAIDYPRQLPGADVAAVVFATDLPMFEPVYFPTGIAWLDMVSHTTLLGATLNHSVWFHRPARLDDWLLLEQFAPIAHGYRAYCRGELRSRASRLVASVAQEMVFVTPRKAENAQLSQ; via the coding sequence GTGCCGAATTCCGCCGACGCCGTACCTTGGTGGCCAACGGTTTTCGCCCTGCAGGAGGCCGCGGCCGATAGCTATCACGCCGCACCGGTCTGTTCGGGTCTGCCGCGTCTCTACGGCGGCCAGGTTGGGGCGCAGAGCCTGCTCGCCGCAGCCGCAACGGTCGACAACACTCGAGTGCCGCATTCGTCGCAGACCTCGTTCCTGCACGCCGGCGACGACACGCGTGCCATCAGCTACGACGTCGACCGGGTCCGTGATTCCCGTTCGATGTCCACCCGGGTGGTCACCGCGCGGCAGGACGGACGAATGCTGGCCACCACCGTCGTCTCGTTTCACACCGCGGCCTCGAGCGACAGCCAGGCATCGATCGAACATGAATGGGCGGCGGACCACGGTGACCATGTCGACCCGGCGCCCGACCCCGATACGCTGCCCTCGCGCCGGGCAGCACTGGCGGACCGATACGGGACCGACATTCCCGTTCAAGCCGGCCCGCAGTGGCCGGTCGACCTGCGATACGTCGACCACGTGCCGTGGAGCGATTCGGTTGCTCCACCGCGAAACCGCATCTGGCTGAAGGCTATTGACTATCCGCGGCAGCTTCCCGGGGCCGACGTCGCGGCCGTGGTATTCGCCACGGATCTGCCCATGTTCGAGCCGGTATACTTTCCGACCGGGATAGCGTGGCTCGACATGGTCAGCCACACGACCCTGCTGGGAGCGACGCTCAATCATTCGGTCTGGTTCCACCGTCCAGCCCGCCTGGACGATTGGCTGCTGCTCGAGCAGTTCGCGCCCATCGCGCACGGCTACCGCGCGTACTGCCGCGGCGAATTACGCTCCCGGGCAAGTCGGCTCGTGGCGAGCGTCGCCCAGGAGATGGTATTCGTGACGCCGCGCAAGGCCGAGAACGCTCAACTGTCCCAATGA